One Salmo trutta chromosome 19, fSalTru1.1, whole genome shotgun sequence genomic window carries:
- the LOC115154166 gene encoding brain-specific homeobox protein homolog codes for MNLNYTSPMPQMPAQRSTSFFIEDILLHKPKPLREVFHSPFSSSLASRMPLLEYGYPLMPTPILAHHPHHPLQKLDHHQYFFTSGMQMPALFQHHPELPGKHCRRRKARTVFSDSQLSGLEKRFEIQRYLSTPERVELATALSLSETQVKTWFQNRRMKHKKQLRKTQDDQKNLNDLDRSMDNASESELNEKNTDDVNSGIEPNSYILENEDDVDIEDDICSPEPSI; via the exons ATGAATCTGAACTACACATCCCCCATGCCTCAGATGCCAGCCCAGAGGTCAACGTCGTTCTTCATCGAAGATATTTTATTACACAAACCCAAGCCTCTGAGAGAGGTCTTCCACTCGCCGTTCTCAAGCTCTCTGGCGTCCCGAATGCCTCTCCTAGAATATGGATACCCACTGATGCCCACTCCGATACTAGCGCATCACCCGCACCATCCTCTACAAAAGCTGGACCATCACCAGTATTTCTTTACGTCTG GGATGCAAATGCCGGCTTTATTTCAGCATCATCCAGAGTTACCGGGCAAGCATTGCAGACGCAGGAAGGCGAGAACGGTTTTCTCGGATTCTCAACTATCTGGTCTGGAAAAGAGATTTGAGATACAACGGTACTTATCCACGCCAGAACGAGTGGAGTTGGCAACAGCGTTAAGTCTCTCGGAAACCCAG GTGAAAACATGGTTTCAAAACAGAAGGATGAAGCATAAAAAGCAGCTGAGGAAAACACAAGATGACCAGAAAAATCTGAATGACTTAGATAGATCCATGGATAACGCAAGTGAGAGTGAACTCAACGAAAAAAATACAGATGATGTTAACAGTGGAATCGAGCCGAACTCGTACATTTTGGAAAATGAGGACGATGTTGATATCGAGGATGACATTTGCTCGCCAGAACCTTCAATATAG